Genomic DNA from Streptomyces sp. AM 2-1-1:
CCACCGGGAACCTCCGGGACGACGACCGGGTCTCCCTCTTCTTCATGGACTACCCGCGCCGGCTCCGGCTGAAGGTCATGGCCCGCGCGGAGATCCTGGACATCGCGCGCGAGGCGGAGCTGAGCGAACGGCTCGCCGACGTCGTCTCCGACGGCAGGCCCGAGCAGCTGATGGTGTTGCGCGTCGAGGGAACCTCCTGGAACTGCTCCAAGCACATCACGCCCCGCTTCTCGGAGGAGGAACTCGCCGACGCGCTGCTTCCGGTGCGGCAGCGGATCGCCGAACTCACGGCCGAGAACGAGGCGTTACGCGCGAGGCTCCAGGACCGGTGACACTCCGCGAGGCGGCCCGGGAGAGGTGGTGTCCACCTCCCCCGGGCCGCCTCCGGCGTGTGCCGGACGTCAGCCGGCGGCGATCTTCGCCCTGATCAGCCAGAGGCGGTTGGCGTGCCGCCGGCCGCGGGGCTGCACGTCGTACGGCCACCGTCCCTCGCCGGCGCCGGGCTGGCCCGGCTCCTTCAGGTCGGCGACGTCCCAGCCGTTCGCCTCCAGGAAGGGCTCCGGCTCGTCGGTCCCGAAGATCCACGGGGTGCCGTCGTCGGCCAGCTTGTCCAGGAAGGGCTTGGAGAACGGGCTGCGCAGCAGACCCCGGCCGAGGATGTCGAAGGCCAGGTGGCTGCCGGGCGCGGACGCCGAGGCGAGCAGCCGCAGCAGGCCGGCGGCCTGCTCCTCGGTGAGGAAGAAGGTCAGCGCCTCCGCGACCCACAGGGTGGGCTTGGACGGGTCGAAGCCCGCCTCCGTGAGCGTGGGCAGCCACTCCTGGGTGAGGTCGGCGGAGACCTCGTGGCGGCGGACGGTGGGCTTGGCGCCCAGGGCGTCCAGCCGGCGCCGCTTCTCCTCGATGAGGGGGCCGTGGTCCACCTCGTAGACGTCGATGTCGTCGGGCCACTCGAGGCGGAAGGCACGGGTGTCCATGCCGGCGGCTATCAGCACCACCTGGTGGATCGTGCCGTCGGCGAGGAGATCGCGGATCGCGTCGTCGAGGTAGCGGGTGCGGATGGTGATGAACGGCAGCAGTCCGCCGCCCGCGTAGCGGTCGATCAGCTCGAAGCCCTTGGGCTCGGCGAGATCGCGGGCCAGCGGGTCGACGTACAGGGCGTCCTCGCGCTCCGACTCGATAGCGCGGGCTGCGGCCATCCACTGGGCGGTGTACGAAACGGCGTGCATGGGCTGGGTGGTCCCTTCTCAGGTGGAAACGGCGTGCGGTGGGGATGCGCGGTCCGGTGGGAACGCGCCGTGCGGTGGTGCGGTGGGTGACCGCGTGCGGCGGCGGTGCGGGTCAGCGCCGGATGACCGCCTTGCTGCGCATCAGGAACTCCCCGAGGAACCCGTCGTGGGGCAGTCCCGGCGCGATCCGGTACGTGGGCACGTCGCCCACGTACACGTTGCTGATGGTCGGTTCGTCCAGGAGCCGGTCGATCAACTCCTCCTGACGGGTGAGGACGGTGAGGACGAGACTGTCCCGCAGGACGGCCGTGCCGGCCTCCGGGGTCCAGGGCGCGACCCAGACGCAGGGAAACGGGAGCTCGACCCCGGTCTGCGGGGCGTCGGGACGGCCGACCTGGTGGACGGCCGGACGCAACGCGGCGCTCCCGTCGCCGAGTTCGGCGACCACGGCGTCCGCGCCCAGCCACGCCCGGGTTCCCTCGGCCCGCCGTGCGAGGTGCGCGGCGATGGCCCGGGCGGTGGCGACCGGCTGTACCGGGAGGACGGCCTTGTCGTCGTCCGGCGGGACCGCGGGCAGGGCGCCGAGCCGTTCGGCCAGCGCCTCGCACAGCGGCTCCGGATCGCCCTCCACGTACACGGCGGTGGTGTTGACGCAGCCGGTGCCCCCGTGGTGCGCCACGGAGTCGACGATGGTGTCGAGGTGGTCGCGCCAGTCGGTGTCCCCGGTCAGCAGGATCTTGGACCGGCCGGGGCCCTGGGTCAACACCGTGCGGTCGGCGGCGTAGCGGCGCACCACGTCCTCGCCGCCGTACACCATGCCGAGGTCCGCGCCGCGCAGCAGGTCGTCGGCGCGCTCGTGGTCGGTGGGCAGCAGGGCCACGTGGTCGTCGTCGAAGCCGGCGGCGCGCAGGGCGGTGATCAGCCGGTGCGGGGTGAAGGGCTCGCGGCGGGAGGGACGCACGGCGACGCGGTAGCCGAGCGCCAGCGCCTCGGGCCACAGGCTGTGGGTGCCCGGGTGGTTACCGGCCGCGTTGACCGCGAAGACGCCTCCGCGCCGGGTCCACACGCCCCGCCCCGCCCGGGTCCTGGGGTCGCGCCAGTCGTCGGCGGCGCCCTGCGGGGCGGCCGCCCGGGCACTCTCCCAGGCGGCTGCCAGGCGGGTGGCGATGGACCGGGTGGCGATGCGGACGACGTGGACGGGGATGCCGCCGACGCGGCTGACGTCGTGCTCGTACTCCTCGACGGTGCGGCCCGCGACCGTCTCGTGGGCGAAGAGGTGGGCCGCGCGGCGCAGGGCCGCCGCCCGCTCGTCCGGGGGGAGCGGGGTGGCCGTCCGGAGCGCCGCGAGCGTCCGGTTCACGAACAGGCTGGGGACCAGGCTGAGTTCGGCCGCGGGAGCGCCGCGTACGTCGGTGACGGCGAGGCGGTTGCGGGCTCGGTAGGGGCCGTTGTGGCCGAGCGCCTCCAGGACGACGGGGGGCGCGCCCCCGTCCGAAGGGCCCGGGGCCGCGGGCGTGCCGGTCGTCTCGGTTCCGGGCATCAGTAGACCCCCTCGATGACCTGCTCGCTCTCGAACGTACCCACGGGCGCGATGTCGGCGACGGAGTCCCCGTAACCGCCCTCGGGCGGGGCCACCCGGACGGCGAGGTCGCGTTCCAGGTTGTTGGGGAGCAGGAAGGACTTGCTGAGGTGGTGGGCCACCACTTGTCCGCGTGCGCCGAGGGGGACGGGCTCGCGGGTTTCGGGGTCGACGACCCCGAAGGTGACGTGCGGGCCGAGGGTGTCGAAGACGCAGGGGTCGTCGTCGGTCAGGCCGGGCCGCTCCCCGGCGAACCCGGCGATCATGGTGCTGCCGTAGTTGCCGGCGAGCACCGTGTCGGGGAAGACCTCGGTGCGGTAGAGGTAGCGGGAGTCAGGATCCAGCTGCGTGCCGCCCCAACGGATCGCCCGTACCTTCTCGTTGACCAGCGTGACGAGCTCCTCGCGCCGGGTCAGGCGCTCCAGCAGGGGCGGGGTGATGGTGAGCACGCCGATCTCCTGGGTCCGCAGCACGTCGGCGGCCTGGTCGATCACATGCTCGGCGTAGGCGGACGCCTCCGCGCCGCGGCCCTCCGCGATGCACCGCTTCACCCAGCGCGGGTCGAGGTCGATGGCGAAGCCGTGGCGTCCGAAGGTGGTGGCGGAGCGGCGGAAGTACTCGCCGACGATGTGCGGGCCGGTGGGGACCAGCCCGAGCCAGTCCGTACCGCGCGGGAAGCCGTGCGCGTCCAGGGTGGCGTTGCTCCAGGCGAGCATCCGCTCCAGCCAGTCCCGCAGCAGCACGACCCGCTTGGGGACGCCGGTGGTACCGCCGCTCTCGAAGACACCGACCACGTCGGGGTGTTCGCCGTAGCCGCGGGGCACGAGGTCGGCGACCGGCGCGTACCGCAGCTCGCCGGCGACGTTCGGGAACAGGGCGAGGTCCGCGAGGGTACGGACGTCGGTGCGGGGGTCGAAGTCCAGGGTGCGGGCCCGCTCCAGCCAGAACGGGGAGCCGGTCGCCGGGTTGAAGTGCCAGTCCATGGCGGCGCGTACGAAGGCGTCCGGGTCGGGCCGGGTGTCCGGCGGCGGTTCCAGCAGGTCGGTGAGTTCGGCGATGTCCAGCGTCATGGTGCGTCCCCGGGGGTCTGTGGTCATCGGTGGGTGGAGCAGGCGACGGCGACGGGGTTGCCGTCCGGGTCCAGGACATGGGCGATGCGCTCGCCCCACGGCATGTCCGCGGGGGCGCGCAGCACCGGCACCTGGGCGTCGGTGAGCTGCTTGAGGGTGGTGTCCAGGTCGTCGACGAGGACGAACATCTCGAAGCGCGGCCCGGGGCCGGGCGCGAGGCCGCACTGGGTCCGGGGCCAGTCGGTGGAGACCACGGCGATTTCGGCGCTGCCCCGTCGCATGCCGATGTAGGTGGGTTCGCCCTGCGGCGGGTTCTGGCTCTGCCGGGTGTAGCCGAGCAGTTCGTAGAAGTTGGCCGTCATGCCGACCCGCTCGGCGAATATCAGGGGGAACGCGCGTTCCGTCATGGGTGGTTGGCTCCCGAGTGCGTTGCCTTCGGCCGCCCCGGCCGGCTCCGGCCGGTCGCGGACGGCCCGGTGGAAGAGGCGGTCGACGTGGACGAGGGGTGTCCGCTCGCTGGTGAAGGTCTGCTCGACGCGGCCGAGCAGTGCCGTGTGGTCACCGGCGTCCAGCACGGAGTGCAGCCTGCAGGCGATCCGCGCGCAGGCGTCCGGGAGTCCCGGGAGCCCTCCTTCGAGGGGGCGCATGTCCCCGGAGGCGAAGCGGTCGGTCCCCGAGGCGGCGAAGCGCCGGGCGACCTCCTGCTGTCCCGCGCCGAGCACGTTGACGAGGAACCTCTCGGTGGTCGCGAAGGCCGGGTGGGTGCTCGCCCCCTTGTCCAGGCAGACCAGGACCAGGGGCGGCTCCAGCGAGGCCGAGACGAACGATCCGGCGGTGAAGCCGTACGGGAGACCGTCGGCGCCGTACGTCGTCACGACGGTCACCGGACTGGGGACCCGCGCCATCGCCGCGGTGAAACTGACCGTGTCCATGCGCGCTCCTCCTCCCTTCGCTACGGCTGGAGCCGGGTGACGGACCAGGTGCCCCGGTCCCGCCGGTAGCCGAGGCGGTGGTGGAGCCGGTCCGAGCGGGCCGACCAGAACTCCACCTCCTCGGGGCGCAGCCGGTAGCCGACGTACCGCTCGGGGCGGGGCAGTGGCGTACCGGAGGCGCCCAGCTCCTCGGCGTGGGCGAGCAGGGCGCGCGGATCGGTGAGCGGTTCGCTCTGGCGGGACGCCGCCGACATGGCGTGCAGCGGGACGGGCCGGCCGGCCCAGAGGGCGTCGGCCCGGTCGTCGGGGACGGCGGTCACGGGGCCGTTCAGGCTGATCTGCTGGCCGGTCTCGCGCCAGTAGAGCAGTCCGGACGCCCAGCCGGTCTCGGCGATCTCCCGGCTCTTGCGGCTGGTGCTGTGCGTGGTGAACAGCAGGCCGTCGTCGTCGAGCGTGACGAACGCGACGATGCGCGTGGAGGGGCGGCCCCGTCCGTCGGCGGTGGCCAGCGCGAGGGCGCGCGGCTCCCGCACTCCCAGCTCGACCGCACGGTCCAGCCACGCGCGCACCAGGGCGACGGGGTCGGCCGGCGGGTCGTCGTACTCGGGGAACCGCAGATCGGTCGATCCGGTGAGGCTCTCGAACTTGGAGGTGTTCATCGCGTCCCTTCCTTGGGTGCCGTCCCGTCGGGCGGCCGGTGCCGGTGTCCCGCTCCGGTCGGTGGATCCCGCCCGGCCCGGCCGGGCGGCTCTCAGACGAAGAGGGTGCCCCTGCCGGCCGTGACGCCGTGGCCGCCGACCTCGACGGAGTCGACGCGCTCCCCCTCGCCCCGGGCGGTGGCGAGCATCAGGGAGGGCCGGCCCATCTCGACCCCCTGCAGGATCTCCAGCCGCTCTCCGTAGCGGGCGAGGCCGTGCCGGGCCAGGTGGATGGCGAGGGGTCCGGCCGCCGAGCCGGTCGCGGCGTCCTCGACCACCCCGTACGCGGGGCTGAACATCCGGGCCCGCCAGTGCGTCCCCTCCCCCGCGAAGCAGTTCGCGGCCATGTCGGGGAAGCGGGAGAGGGCGCGGTGGTCCGGCTTCAGCGCGGAGAGCGCGGGCACGCTCTCCAGCCCCACGAAGACGTGCCGGGGGCCGTTGCGGTAGACCTCGACGGGGGCCGTCGAGGCGGGGACGCCGAGCGCGGCCAGGAGTTCCTCCGCCTGCTCGTACGGCTCCCAGACGGGGTGCGGCTGGCGCATCCGGACGGTCACCGCCCCGTCGTCGTCGCCGAGTTCCACCGGGACGATGCCCATGGCCGTCTCCAGCCGCAGGCTGTCCTGCTTCCGCGTCTCCCCGAGGGCGACCGCCGTCCCGAGCAACGGGTGCCCGGCGAAGGGAAGTTCGTTGACGGGGGTGAAGATCCGGATGTGCGCGTCGCCGCCCTGGCAGGGCGGCAGCACGAAGGTCGTCTCGGAGAGGTTCATCTCCCGGGCGATGCGCTGCATGCGCTCGGCGGAGAGGTCCGCGGCGTCGAGGAACACCGCGACCGGGTTGCCGTACAGCGGCTTCCGCGAGAACGCGTCGACGAGCAGGTACTCGTGCATGGCTACGGCTCCTGACGGTACGTCGGTCATGGTCGGTCGGGATCAGGGGGTGGCTCGGGGAGCGAACGCGGCGCCCAGTCCGTGCAGGACGGGCAGGTCGTGGACCCCCTCGGCCACCGCCTCGACGTCGAAGCCCATGCGGTGGCCGACGGGCCGGCCGATGAGTTCGGCGGCCCGGTTGGGCGGCAGCGGGGCGCCGGCGGGGCGGTCGTCCTCCCACACCATGACCGCCCCCCACCGGTTGCGGTCCCGGTCGGCGACCCAGAACTTCGCGCGCAGTCCCGGTACGGCGGCCCAGTCGTCGGTGACCCCTTCGCGCAGGTGCGCGCGGAGCGAGTCGACGGTCTGCGGCGAGCCGTCCAGGTCCCACCAGGCGATCTCCAGTCTCACCGGGCCAGCACCCCCCGCAGCGCGTCGCCGAGCAGCCGGGGGCCGCCGACCGTGAGCACCGATTCCGCGTGGAACTGGAAGGACGCGAAGTGGCCGCCGCGCAGGGTGTGCACCTCGCCGGTGGCGGGATCGCGGCCGGCCTCGACCCGCCCCACGCCGGCCACGTCGAAACGGTCCGCGGGGCTGATCGCGGAGAAGGTGTTGTAGAAGCCGACGCTCTCGGGCCGTCCGAAGACGTCGACGGTCCGTTGCACGCCCTGGTTCGGTTCGTCGCGCGGGACGAGGTCCAGACCGAGCCGGAGGCAGAGCACCTGGTGGCTGAGGCAGACCGAGAGGAAGGGGACGCGGTCGCTCAGCAGCCGGGCGGTCGCCGCGTCGAGTGCCGCGATCTTCGGGTCGTGGAGGGAGCGCGGGTCGCCGGGGCCCGGGCCCATCACGACGAGGTCGAACCCGGCCGGGTCGTACTGCTCGTCGAAGCGCGTGACCTGCGCGGTGGGGCCGAGCGCTTCGAGCTGCTGCACGATCATCGCGGTGAAGGCGTCCTCGGCGTCCACCACCAGGACCTTGAGGCCGACCAGGGACGGCACGGTGAGCGAGGCCGCGGCGGTGGAGGCCAGCCAGAAGTCGGCGATGCCGGCGTTACGGCCGCGCAGCGCCTCCCGGACCGCCGGATGGTCGGCGAACCGGGGCGCGGTGGGGCCGGCGGCGGGGGTGGTCGCCGGGGGCAGCGGGGCGTCCAGCGCCTGGAGGAGGCCGGCGGCCTTGGCCCGGGTCTCCGCCGCCTCGGCCGCCGGCGAGGAGTGGCGTACCAGCGTCGCGCCGACCGCCAGGCGCATCCGCCCGTCCGGGGCGATGTCGGCGGTGCGGATGAGGATCGCGGAGTCCATGGTGCGCTCGCCCGACGTCTCGCGTCCGATCAGCGCGGCGACCCCGCTGTAGTAGCCGCGGCCCCCGGGTTCGTACCGCGCGATGACGCGGGCGGCGCTCTCCACCGGGCTGCCGGTGACGGTGGGGGCGAAGAGCGTCTCGCGCAGGACCTCGCGCACGTCGCGGCGGGTGCGCCCCTCGATGAAGTACTCGGTGTGGGCCAGGCGCGCCATCTCCTTGAGCGCGGGGCCGGTGACCCGGCCGCCGTGCGCGCAGAGCCGGGACATCGTCTTGAGCTCCTCGTCGAGCACCATGTAGAGCTCGTCGGTCTCCTTGCGGTCCCGCAGGAACGCGGTGAGGCCGTCGAGGTTGGGGCCGCCCGGCGGGTAGCGGTAGGTCCCGCTGATCGGGTTCATCACCGCGTGGCCCTCGCGCACCGAGATGTGCCGCTCGGGGGTGGCGCCGACGAACACCCGCCCCTCGACGTGGACGACGAAGGTCCAGTGGACGCTCGTCTCCAGTTGGGTCAGGCGCCGGAAGACGGCCAGCGCGGTGTGCACCGAGAAGTCGTCCAGCTCGGCGAGCAGGGTGCGTCGCAGGACGAAGTTGGCGCCTTCGCCGGTGCCGATCTCGTCGGCGACGATGCGGCGCACGAGGTCGGCGTACTCGTCGTCGGAGAGGTCGTAACGGCTGTTCGACAGGG
This window encodes:
- a CDS encoding aldehyde dehydrogenase family protein, which produces MPGTETTGTPAAPGPSDGGAPPVVLEALGHNGPYRARNRLAVTDVRGAPAAELSLVPSLFVNRTLAALRTATPLPPDERAAALRRAAHLFAHETVAGRTVEEYEHDVSRVGGIPVHVVRIATRSIATRLAAAWESARAAAPQGAADDWRDPRTRAGRGVWTRRGGVFAVNAAGNHPGTHSLWPEALALGYRVAVRPSRREPFTPHRLITALRAAGFDDDHVALLPTDHERADDLLRGADLGMVYGGEDVVRRYAADRTVLTQGPGRSKILLTGDTDWRDHLDTIVDSVAHHGGTGCVNTTAVYVEGDPEPLCEALAERLGALPAVPPDDDKAVLPVQPVATARAIAAHLARRAEGTRAWLGADAVVAELGDGSAALRPAVHQVGRPDAPQTGVELPFPCVWVAPWTPEAGTAVLRDSLVLTVLTRQEELIDRLLDEPTISNVYVGDVPTYRIAPGLPHDGFLGEFLMRSKAVIRR
- a CDS encoding flavin reductase; its protein translation is MDTVSFTAAMARVPSPVTVVTTYGADGLPYGFTAGSFVSASLEPPLVLVCLDKGASTHPAFATTERFLVNVLGAGQQEVARRFAASGTDRFASGDMRPLEGGLPGLPDACARIACRLHSVLDAGDHTALLGRVEQTFTSERTPLVHVDRLFHRAVRDRPEPAGAAEGNALGSQPPMTERAFPLIFAERVGMTANFYELLGYTRQSQNPPQGEPTYIGMRRGSAEIAVVSTDWPRTQCGLAPGPGPRFEMFVLVDDLDTTLKQLTDAQVPVLRAPADMPWGERIAHVLDPDGNPVAVACSTHR
- a CDS encoding SAM-dependent methyltransferase translates to MHAVSYTAQWMAAARAIESEREDALYVDPLARDLAEPKGFELIDRYAGGGLLPFITIRTRYLDDAIRDLLADGTIHQVVLIAAGMDTRAFRLEWPDDIDVYEVDHGPLIEEKRRRLDALGAKPTVRRHEVSADLTQEWLPTLTEAGFDPSKPTLWVAEALTFFLTEEQAAGLLRLLASASAPGSHLAFDILGRGLLRSPFSKPFLDKLADDGTPWIFGTDEPEPFLEANGWDVADLKEPGQPGAGEGRWPYDVQPRGRRHANRLWLIRAKIAAG
- a CDS encoding phenazine antibiotic biosynthesis protein translates to MTTDPRGRTMTLDIAELTDLLEPPPDTRPDPDAFVRAAMDWHFNPATGSPFWLERARTLDFDPRTDVRTLADLALFPNVAGELRYAPVADLVPRGYGEHPDVVGVFESGGTTGVPKRVVLLRDWLERMLAWSNATLDAHGFPRGTDWLGLVPTGPHIVGEYFRRSATTFGRHGFAIDLDPRWVKRCIAEGRGAEASAYAEHVIDQAADVLRTQEIGVLTITPPLLERLTRREELVTLVNEKVRAIRWGGTQLDPDSRYLYRTEVFPDTVLAGNYGSTMIAGFAGERPGLTDDDPCVFDTLGPHVTFGVVDPETREPVPLGARGQVVAHHLSKSFLLPNNLERDLAVRVAPPEGGYGDSVADIAPVGTFESEQVIEGVY
- a CDS encoding pyridoxamine 5'-phosphate oxidase family protein gives rise to the protein MNRYAHLAFTQTVRGVQRERGSGEAMERLLRGDPEEFDRIGPAEAAFITERDHFYLASVTADGWPYVQHRGGPPGFVHVLDEGTLAYTEVRGNRQYITTGNLRDDDRVSLFFMDYPRRLRLKVMARAEILDIAREAELSERLADVVSDGRPEQLMVLRVEGTSWNCSKHITPRFSEEELADALLPVRQRIAELTAENEALRARLQDR
- a CDS encoding PhzF family phenazine biosynthesis protein is translated as MHEYLLVDAFSRKPLYGNPVAVFLDAADLSAERMQRIAREMNLSETTFVLPPCQGGDAHIRIFTPVNELPFAGHPLLGTAVALGETRKQDSLRLETAMGIVPVELGDDDGAVTVRMRQPHPVWEPYEQAEELLAALGVPASTAPVEVYRNGPRHVFVGLESVPALSALKPDHRALSRFPDMAANCFAGEGTHWRARMFSPAYGVVEDAATGSAAGPLAIHLARHGLARYGERLEILQGVEMGRPSLMLATARGEGERVDSVEVGGHGVTAGRGTLFV
- the phzG gene encoding phenazine biosynthesis FMN-dependent oxidase PhzG, which produces MNTSKFESLTGSTDLRFPEYDDPPADPVALVRAWLDRAVELGVREPRALALATADGRGRPSTRIVAFVTLDDDGLLFTTHSTSRKSREIAETGWASGLLYWRETGQQISLNGPVTAVPDDRADALWAGRPVPLHAMSAASRQSEPLTDPRALLAHAEELGASGTPLPRPERYVGYRLRPEEVEFWSARSDRLHHRLGYRRDRGTWSVTRLQP
- a CDS encoding anthranilate synthase family protein, which produces MLDRLLAEPRPPAFALLHRPESGGAGTVDVLLGEVSHPSSLTRLPLPSGAPDAPRHDALVLVPYRQLTERGFAAPDDGEPLIALTVTEQAVLPLAGVLERLSAAPVTLSNSRYDLSDDEYADLVRRIVADEIGTGEGANFVLRRTLLAELDDFSVHTALAVFRRLTQLETSVHWTFVVHVEGRVFVGATPERHISVREGHAVMNPISGTYRYPPGGPNLDGLTAFLRDRKETDELYMVLDEELKTMSRLCAHGGRVTGPALKEMARLAHTEYFIEGRTRRDVREVLRETLFAPTVTGSPVESAARVIARYEPGGRGYYSGVAALIGRETSGERTMDSAILIRTADIAPDGRMRLAVGATLVRHSSPAAEAAETRAKAAGLLQALDAPLPPATTPAAGPTAPRFADHPAVREALRGRNAGIADFWLASTAAASLTVPSLVGLKVLVVDAEDAFTAMIVQQLEALGPTAQVTRFDEQYDPAGFDLVVMGPGPGDPRSLHDPKIAALDAATARLLSDRVPFLSVCLSHQVLCLRLGLDLVPRDEPNQGVQRTVDVFGRPESVGFYNTFSAISPADRFDVAGVGRVEAGRDPATGEVHTLRGGHFASFQFHAESVLTVGGPRLLGDALRGVLAR